One Trichomycterus rosablanca isolate fTriRos1 chromosome 23, fTriRos1.hap1, whole genome shotgun sequence genomic window carries:
- the si:ch73-90p23.1 gene encoding free fatty acid receptor 3-like, whose product MLWTPQHRDLVLTVNSITLIAGLPANLLALYIFIQKIRKRATPLDVLLLSLTISDLIFLFFLPFRMKEAADMKWSMPYFLCPLSGFVFYTTIYNSTFLLTAVSVERYLGVAFPIKYKLKRHPRNAAIASVVFWIVSMSHCSIVYIMQYYQHSNGTYLDPSKKEVCYEEFSAEQLKVLLPVRLELFIVLFCVPFAVCLFCYVNFILILSRLPNINPKKRYRAIGLALATLLVFIICFLPYNMSHVVGFVGWYSPDWRVYALLTSTFNACLDPFIFYFSSSALREVVNHFLMRLVKRLPYSFCPGPFDCHQVNCTITEESTQSSNDSSR is encoded by the coding sequence ATGCTGTGGACACCTCAGCACAGGGACCTGGTCCTGACCGTGAACAGCATCACGCTGATCGCCGGCCTTCCCGCCAACCTGCTGGCCCTCTACATCTTCATCCAAAAGATCAGAAAGCGAGCCACACCTCTGGACGTGCTCCTGCTCAGCCTCACCATCTCAGACCTGATCTTCCTGTTCTTCCTCCCGTTCCGCATGAAGGAGGCGGCCGACATGAAATGGAGCATGCCCTACTTCCTGTGCCCGCTGTCGGGGTTCGTCTTCTACACCACCATCTACAACAGCACTTTCCTCCTGACGGCCGTCAGCGTGGAGCGCTACCTGGGCGTGGCCTTCCCCATCAAGTACAAACTGAAGCGGCATCCCCGGAACGCGGCGATCGCCAGCGTGGTGTTCTGGATCGTCTCCATGTCCCACTGCAGCATCGTGTACATCATGCAGTACTACCAGCACAGCAACGGAACCTACCTGGACCCGTCCAAGAAGGAGGTGTGTTACGAGGAGTTCAGCGCCGAGCAGCTGAAAGTCCTGCTGCCCGTCCGCCTCGAGCTCTTCATCGTGCTCTTCTGCGTGCCGTTCGCCGTCTGCCTGTTCTGCTACGTCAACTTCATCCTCATCCTCTCCCGGCTGCCCAACATCAACCCGAAAAAGCGTTACCGGGCCATCGGGCTCGCCCTGGCCACCCTCCTGGTCTTCATCATCTGCTTTCTGCCCTACAACATGTCCCACGTGGTGGGCTTCGTCGGATGGTACAGTCCTGACTGGAGAGTCTACGCCCTCCTCACCAGCACCTTCAACGCCTGTTTGGACCCGTTCATCTTTTACTTCTCGTCCTCGGCGCTCCGAGAGGTCGTCAATCACTTCTTGATGAGGCTGGTCAAGCGGCTGCCGTATTCCTTCTGCCCCGGACCTTTCGACTGCCACCAGGTGAACTGCACCATCACCGAGGAGAGCACACAAAGTTCCAACGACAGCTCGCGCTAG